Proteins encoded by one window of Torulaspora delbrueckii CBS 1146 chromosome 2, complete genome:
- the UBP8 gene encoding ubiquitin-specific protease UBP8 (similar to Saccharomyces cerevisiae UBP8 (YMR223W); ancestral locus Anc_8.742), whose translation MTGCQHIEQVFQNEKSKEGVLKTCNAARYMINHFTPKDKYMHAMRCSECHEINSGSNFMCLQCGFCGCWNGEHFLMHSKKVGHVFGINSSNGLLFCFKCSDYIGNNELIIASMLNKYWDDVSIKTVVPSVERRDGLHGLLNLGSTCFMSSILQILIRNPYFFNFSISQSHSKKCPIQDPKSCISCALEKMVCEFYGSSAYSTGDVEPQAMYSGFIGLLVCSWKINENLAGYSQQDAHEFWQFLLNQLHHDFQVCSGKGVNDAISDDLCTCIAHSTFQGLLKSSIVCPDCQNDSKTTIDPFMDLSLDIKDKSNLYNCLDSFHKKERLHDFNYHCPNCNTSQDAIKRLSIYKLPSVLVLQLKRFEHLLNGNSLKLNDFIEYPPYLNMRDYCSSGDSDVDVPDLIYELIGVVAHKGTVNEGHYVATTKVAGRQWFKFNDSMVSSVTQEEALNEQAYLLFYSVLQVN comes from the coding sequence ATGACTGGATGTCAACATATTGAGcaggttttccaaaatgAGAAGTCCAAGGAGGGTGTGTTAAAGACATGTAATGCGGCACGCTATATGATCAACCATTTCACCCCGAAAGATAAGTATATGCATGCTATGCGATGCTCTGAGTGTCATGAGATCAATTCCGGATCCAATTTTATGTGCTTGCAGTGCGGATTCTGTGGTTGTTGGAACGGAGAGCATTTCTTGATGCATAGCAAGAAAGTAGGGCATGTTTTCGGAATCAATTCGAGTAATGGATTGCTCTTTTGTTTCAAATGCAGTGACTATATTGGAAACAATGAACTTATAATTGCTTCGATGCTTAACAAATACTGGGATGACGTTTCAATCAAGACAGTGGTACCGAGCGTGGAGCGGAGGGATGGTTTGCATGGATTGCTGAATCTGGGATCTACTTGTTTTATGAGCAGTATACTTCAGATTCTCATTCGCAATCCatacttcttcaacttctccaTTAGTCAATCGCATTCCAAGAAATGTCCGATTCAGGATCCCAAGAGTTGCATATCATGTGCATTGGAAAAGATGGTTTGCGAGTTTTATGGTTCTTCGGCATATAGCACCGGAGATGTTGAACCACAAGCCATGTATTCTGGTTTTATTGGCCTGTTAGTATGCTCATggaaaatcaatgaaaactTGGCCGGATACTCACAACAGGATGCACACGAATTTTGGCAATTTTTACTGAATCAACTGCACCATGATTTTCAAGTTTGCAGTGGCAAAGGAGTCAACGACGCCATTTCTGATGATCTTTGCACTTGTATTGCACATTCTACCTTTCAAGGTTTACTAAAGAGTTCTATCGTTTGCCCCGATTGCCAAAATGACTCTAAAACCACCATTGATCCTTTCATGGATCTATCGCTCGACATAAAAGACAAATCGAATCTTTATAACTGTCTGGACAGTTTCCATAAAAAAGAGCGGTTGCATGATTTTAATTACCATTGCCCAAATTGCAATACATCCCAAGACGCTATAAAGCGTTTAAGCATATACAAACTTCCATCCGTGCTGGTGCTCCAATTGAAACGGTTTGAACATCTTCTTAATGGGAAtagtttgaaattgaatgatttcattgagTACCCACCTTACCTGAATATGCGGGACTACTGTAGTTCAGGTGACTCAGACGTCGATGTCCCGGATTTGATTTATGAACTGATAGGTGTCGTTGCTCATAAGGGCACGGTCAATGAAGGACATTACGTTGCAACAACGAAAGTAGCCGGTAGACAGTGGTTTAAATTTAATGATTCCATGGTTTCTTCTGTCACTCAGGAAGAAGCCTTGAACGAACAAGCCTATTTACTCTTCTACTCCGTATTACAAGTGAACTAA